One Phycisphaerae bacterium RAS2 DNA window includes the following coding sequences:
- the amyS gene encoding Alpha-amylase precursor → MMERFASNRLNAVLALLLGAMAWNGSRAMAEPPPVMIQYFEAKWDVIRARMPDVFMAGYDSTWLPPPQRGQGGTASIGYDLFDRFDLGSNSSQTHYGTENTFRLMVEEFHRANCRVFVDWIMNHNGSWDNNTPNFITQGGYPGFVLTTGGDPAGDFNSYSDGCPQSTSPCCSFSLNDPQCGGCCYHLYNGRLLGLIDIDPSKSHQFIRHPVAAGNPANIPAGTIYNIPNAANARLYPDQALGAQNVTLNGTSRNPGTFNYTFYPYNLNDPMQGDPVSETATRLLMRSSQYYLDVLKIDGFRLDAAKHLPTWFWDNLWDASVYNRYVGFDGVVRTPYSFSESVENNNNMAQWVRKPGEPGTGYPAIGWQEGNRDALDLNEAGALRDLVENDGSGSWDTIISSSVDNVDGFNNGTIGVHHVNSHDNAISTGENDSIAQAYVLMRTGPAIVYHMANQFGPPPNNFPRRNGRDDALGLNSSQITDLVRLRNQFARGWFVPITSSGAQGDVLVFTRRTPNSVDNVVVGLNDREDNGFDSRSVTTTFPQGTRLHEMTGNAASATVDPNNDIQEILTVGAGGSLTIRVPRNRNANGVFHGRGYVIYAPAVPTGAISIANATTQVIPPDSAGVADHLQRISPITIVTSSTFDIQLQTTIADALDPNTDDLAVYRIDQGFTDTNGNGSMHGGNPSSDFNAGNTSNDSPSYGFENFLTQNSPRFTGGSGTYRQTINAAALGEGFHYITVRAYRHRTTGDPLFSEFRIVVYVDVEDPDFTLLAPTATCSNDVTALPVDWTVKTDDLTTNAVYVFVDLPEGTDFIALASGPSNRATQYLDTFTFRQSSLSSGNHRADIVAIETLPGGINKYRHKTYVGVQSTTGGGLGAGDVNNDAARNGRDIQPFIYHVTGFNPNFGPAADMNCDGLNDLDDVPQFVNSLLN, encoded by the coding sequence ATGATGGAACGCTTCGCATCGAATCGGTTGAACGCCGTCCTCGCACTGCTGCTTGGCGCGATGGCGTGGAACGGCTCGCGCGCCATGGCCGAGCCGCCCCCGGTGATGATTCAATACTTCGAGGCGAAGTGGGACGTGATCCGCGCACGCATGCCGGACGTTTTCATGGCCGGCTACGACTCCACGTGGCTCCCGCCGCCGCAGCGCGGGCAGGGCGGCACCGCCAGCATCGGCTACGATTTGTTTGACCGGTTCGACCTCGGTAGCAATTCGTCGCAGACGCACTACGGCACCGAGAACACCTTCCGCCTCATGGTGGAGGAGTTTCACCGGGCCAATTGCCGCGTCTTTGTCGACTGGATCATGAATCACAACGGAAGCTGGGACAACAACACGCCCAACTTCATCACCCAGGGCGGCTATCCCGGATTTGTGTTGACCACCGGCGGCGACCCCGCGGGCGATTTCAACAGCTACTCCGACGGCTGCCCGCAATCCACCAGTCCCTGTTGCAGCTTTTCGCTTAACGACCCCCAGTGCGGCGGCTGCTGCTACCATCTCTACAACGGTCGCCTTCTGGGTCTGATCGACATCGACCCGTCAAAGAGCCACCAGTTCATCCGCCACCCGGTCGCCGCGGGCAACCCCGCGAACATCCCTGCGGGCACGATTTACAACATCCCCAACGCGGCCAACGCCCGGCTCTATCCGGATCAGGCGCTGGGCGCGCAAAACGTCACGCTCAACGGCACCAGCCGCAACCCCGGTACGTTCAACTACACGTTTTATCCTTACAACCTGAACGACCCGATGCAGGGCGACCCGGTCTCCGAGACCGCTACGCGCCTGTTGATGCGCTCGTCGCAGTACTACCTCGACGTGCTGAAGATCGACGGCTTCCGGCTCGACGCGGCCAAGCACCTGCCGACCTGGTTCTGGGACAACCTCTGGGATGCAAGTGTCTACAATCGTTACGTCGGGTTCGACGGCGTCGTCCGCACGCCTTACTCATTCTCCGAGTCCGTCGAGAACAACAACAACATGGCCCAGTGGGTGCGCAAGCCCGGCGAACCCGGCACCGGTTACCCCGCTATCGGCTGGCAGGAAGGCAATCGCGACGCTCTGGACCTGAACGAAGCCGGCGCGCTGCGCGACCTGGTCGAAAACGACGGCTCCGGCTCATGGGATACGATCATCAGCTCCTCGGTAGACAACGTTGACGGTTTCAACAACGGAACCATCGGCGTTCACCACGTCAACAGCCACGACAACGCCATCAGCACCGGCGAGAACGACAGCATCGCGCAGGCCTACGTCCTCATGCGAACCGGGCCGGCCATCGTCTATCACATGGCCAATCAGTTCGGCCCGCCGCCCAACAACTTCCCCCGGCGCAATGGCCGCGACGACGCCCTCGGCCTGAACAGCTCGCAGATCACCGATCTCGTCCGCCTGCGCAATCAATTCGCTCGCGGCTGGTTTGTGCCGATTACGTCGAGCGGCGCCCAGGGCGACGTACTGGTCTTCACGCGCCGAACGCCCAACAGCGTCGACAACGTCGTCGTCGGTCTTAATGACCGCGAGGACAACGGCTTCGACTCGCGAAGCGTCACGACGACGTTCCCGCAGGGCACGCGCCTGCATGAAATGACCGGCAACGCAGCCAGCGCCACGGTCGATCCCAACAACGACATTCAGGAAATTCTCACGGTCGGCGCGGGCGGCTCGCTCACCATCCGCGTCCCGCGCAATCGAAACGCCAACGGTGTTTTTCATGGCCGCGGGTATGTCATCTACGCGCCGGCCGTCCCCACGGGCGCGATTTCCATCGCCAACGCCACGACGCAGGTGATCCCACCGGATTCAGCCGGTGTCGCCGATCACCTCCAGCGGATCAGCCCGATCACGATCGTGACGTCATCCACGTTTGACATTCAGTTGCAGACGACCATCGCCGACGCGCTCGACCCGAACACCGACGACCTCGCTGTCTATCGCATCGACCAGGGCTTCACCGACACGAACGGAAACGGCTCGATGCACGGCGGCAATCCGTCGTCGGACTTCAACGCGGGCAACACCTCGAACGACAGTCCCAGCTACGGCTTTGAAAACTTCCTCACGCAGAACTCGCCCCGCTTCACCGGCGGAAGCGGCACCTACCGTCAGACCATCAACGCCGCCGCGCTGGGCGAGGGCTTCCACTACATCACCGTTCGGGCCTACCGCCATCGCACGACGGGCGACCCGCTCTTCTCCGAGTTCCGCATCGTCGTGTACGTCGACGTGGAAGACCCCGACTTCACTCTGCTCGCGCCGACGGCGACCTGCTCAAACGATGTCACGGCGCTGCCGGTCGACTGGACCGTCAAGACCGACGACCTCACGACCAACGCCGTGTACGTCTTCGTCGATCTGCCCGAAGGCACGGACTTCATCGCGCTGGCTTCGGGACCGTCCAATCGCGCCACGCAATACCTCGACACGTTCACCTTCCGGCAAAGCTCCTTGAGCAGCGGCAATCACCGCGCCGACATCGTCGCCATCGAAACGCTCCCCGGCGGCATCAACAAGTATCGCCACAAGACGTATGTCGGCGTGCAATCGACGACCGGCGGCGGCCTCGGCGCAGGAGACGTAAACAACGACGCCGCACGCAACGGCCGGGACATTCAGCCGTTCATTTATCACGTCACCGGGTTCAATCCGAACTTCGGCCCGGCGGCGGACATGAACTGCGACGGCCTGAACGATCTCGACGACGTTCCCCAGTTCGTCAACAGCCTGCTCAATTGA
- a CDS encoding Proprotein convertase P-domain protein, whose protein sequence is MTQNTNSTSGMVRSWVVLGLAVAALAAPSLLVAGEPCAGVPTVDGRNLPTKYQGSPSATQDNPTGFGDATPPSEEPTEGNEIDRLYVRNDGTHLYIGITGNTERFDVLENTILVFIDNGSNGGTAVLNTTGYTGGSNALKNMSGATLDFAPEFALAVWMNGDTPTAYLHNLTNPTDAGVALSLGTHFAVDNNNLAGVNGEPANDPLQQQVNAATATLGFEFKIELVQLNLTGTSTIGIQALLANGAGFISNQSLPPLNPTQGSVGGGVDCVGVHDPLADPPSIIDFATFTGNQFATVVLNVGATPPAIDGVSIPADYGAGALVSTQNNYTCFGDAAPFSPLPTQGSELDRLFVRNDFSKLYIGVTGNIPVFEDFNNTLIIFIDRPDDGDPGSQILFTNSLLGGSGALQGMDGVTLDAGFAPEYAIQYWRGGNQHNAIIEDLRFDSDIPLEFTVDTARHTNLAVNAFSADLSNILGVNDISGDDPIRQEVKAVTAISGMQFSVRLASLGIQPTDEIKIAAAIVSGGGFISNQWLPPLNPTQSPPAMGSAAFSNAPLPLAIPDNNPAGATDSRTPTFAGINRVTDLNVSVSITHPQVNNLTVRLTHVDSGRSVVLWNPASGAGANLNATFDSEGGGGTILPAESLLTMNGINPNGAWTLQVVDSVAGDIGSLVSWTLHVEEYEGGNVGCLGIHDKIENPIDLSTNPLTPGEQFSTITLAPTGIPASTPTNTLFTGQNIPKVYDGTTPQQGGGMLPAVAATATQNNYTCFGDAVEAAPQNLPGSELDRIFVSNTADRIRVALTGNLEGNGNAFVVLLDTLAGGAGTITGQTAPPGAITGFNNVILDAGFTPDYACVVQRNNEPNTNEYSVFLKNLATNTTRSIGRLTRNSGSGVLADPIPNANGSEINQLFIQDDASNLYLGLTGNVEGGPNVNAFVIFLKTGAGGPSNVLDTNYVGFPQVLRNMNGDTLDAGFNPNYAIVMQRPGGAYNAQLVDLTDITPPLTVTALTFNQTVGANTFFGENSNSTGVNSTNCPTVDAIQQAINAATSVRGVQFAIDRATIGSPAGTIDVCAAVIGGSGFWSNQTLPPLGGCQANLGDNANLTGATAPSNQFLSYTLGSNPGSPAMFTPSNIPGAMGAAVATQNNHTGFGDASAPNPGNANCLQVAFDDTNILGVTGGSLNTGTCLSQGGSAAGATLAEKGMEFDIPMVDIGLTPPSLGTQVKVLAVLTGSNGYMSNQFLPPLNRGNAWNLGVIGTQPPCDRWSGDLSDNFVAPGQQWLGHTVVPACSNIPGDTNGDGVKNQADIDAFVGVLLGTNTNTCDVSKSDLNADMARNGLDIRPFITAFLAP, encoded by the coding sequence ATGACGCAGAACACGAATTCAACGTCCGGGATGGTTCGATCGTGGGTCGTACTCGGGTTGGCAGTCGCGGCGCTGGCCGCGCCCAGCCTGCTGGTCGCGGGTGAACCGTGCGCCGGGGTGCCGACCGTGGACGGCCGCAACCTGCCCACCAAGTACCAGGGCAGCCCCAGCGCGACCCAGGACAACCCGACCGGCTTCGGCGATGCGACGCCGCCCTCCGAAGAGCCGACCGAGGGCAACGAAATCGACCGGCTCTATGTCCGCAATGACGGCACGCATCTCTACATCGGGATCACCGGCAACACCGAGCGATTCGATGTTCTGGAGAATACGATCCTTGTCTTTATCGACAACGGTTCCAACGGCGGAACGGCCGTCCTGAACACAACCGGCTACACCGGCGGCTCGAACGCGCTGAAGAACATGAGCGGCGCGACGCTCGATTTCGCGCCGGAGTTCGCTCTGGCCGTGTGGATGAACGGCGACACGCCGACGGCGTATCTGCACAACCTCACGAATCCGACCGATGCGGGCGTGGCCCTGTCGCTCGGCACGCACTTCGCCGTCGATAACAACAACCTCGCGGGCGTGAACGGCGAGCCGGCCAACGACCCGCTCCAGCAACAGGTCAACGCCGCGACGGCCACGCTGGGGTTTGAGTTTAAGATCGAATTGGTTCAGCTCAATCTCACCGGCACCAGCACGATCGGCATCCAGGCCTTGCTGGCCAACGGCGCGGGCTTCATCAGCAATCAAAGCCTGCCCCCGCTGAATCCGACGCAAGGCTCGGTCGGCGGCGGCGTGGACTGTGTCGGCGTGCATGACCCGCTGGCCGATCCGCCGAGCATCATCGACTTCGCGACGTTCACCGGGAATCAGTTCGCAACGGTGGTGTTGAACGTCGGCGCGACCCCGCCGGCGATTGACGGCGTGAGCATACCCGCGGACTACGGCGCGGGCGCGCTTGTTTCGACGCAGAACAACTACACCTGCTTCGGCGATGCAGCGCCGTTCAGCCCGCTCCCGACGCAGGGTAGCGAACTGGACCGTCTCTTTGTCCGCAACGACTTCTCCAAGCTCTACATCGGCGTGACGGGCAACATCCCGGTCTTTGAAGACTTCAACAACACGCTGATCATCTTCATTGACCGGCCGGACGACGGTGATCCCGGCTCGCAGATTCTCTTCACCAACTCGCTGCTTGGCGGCTCGGGCGCGTTGCAAGGCATGGACGGCGTCACGCTGGATGCCGGCTTTGCTCCCGAATACGCCATTCAATACTGGCGAGGCGGCAACCAGCACAACGCCATCATCGAAGACTTGCGCTTTGACTCCGACATCCCGCTGGAATTCACCGTCGACACGGCGCGACACACGAACCTCGCCGTCAACGCCTTCTCTGCAGACTTGAGCAACATCCTCGGCGTCAACGATATCTCCGGTGATGATCCGATCCGACAGGAAGTCAAGGCCGTCACGGCCATCAGCGGCATGCAGTTCTCCGTACGCCTTGCATCGCTCGGCATTCAGCCGACCGACGAAATCAAAATCGCGGCGGCGATCGTCAGCGGCGGCGGTTTCATCAGCAACCAGTGGCTGCCCCCGCTCAATCCGACTCAATCGCCCCCGGCGATGGGCAGCGCGGCCTTCTCTAATGCTCCGCTCCCGTTGGCCATTCCGGACAACAATCCGGCCGGCGCGACCGACAGCCGCACGCCGACTTTCGCGGGGATCAACCGCGTCACGGATCTGAACGTCTCGGTCAGCATCACGCACCCGCAGGTTAACAACCTGACCGTCAGGTTGACGCATGTTGACAGCGGTCGATCGGTCGTCCTGTGGAATCCTGCCAGCGGCGCAGGCGCCAACCTGAACGCCACTTTCGACAGCGAGGGCGGCGGCGGCACCATCCTGCCGGCCGAATCGCTGCTCACGATGAACGGCATCAATCCGAACGGCGCGTGGACACTGCAAGTCGTCGATTCCGTCGCCGGAGACATCGGCTCGCTCGTGTCATGGACGCTGCACGTCGAGGAATACGAAGGCGGCAACGTCGGTTGCCTCGGAATTCATGACAAGATTGAGAACCCCATCGACTTGAGCACCAACCCGCTCACGCCGGGCGAGCAGTTCTCAACCATCACGCTCGCCCCCACCGGCATCCCGGCCAGCACACCCACCAACACGCTCTTCACCGGTCAGAACATTCCGAAGGTCTACGACGGAACCACGCCTCAACAGGGCGGCGGCATGTTGCCGGCGGTTGCTGCGACCGCGACCCAGAACAATTACACCTGCTTCGGCGATGCCGTCGAAGCCGCGCCGCAGAACCTGCCCGGGTCGGAGCTGGATCGCATCTTCGTCTCCAACACCGCCGATCGCATTCGCGTGGCGCTGACGGGCAACCTCGAGGGCAACGGCAACGCCTTCGTTGTGCTGCTCGACACGCTCGCGGGCGGCGCCGGCACGATCACCGGCCAGACCGCTCCTCCGGGCGCGATCACCGGTTTCAACAATGTCATCCTCGATGCAGGATTCACGCCCGACTACGCCTGCGTCGTCCAGCGAAACAACGAACCAAACACCAACGAGTACAGCGTGTTCCTCAAAAACCTCGCCACCAACACGACGCGCTCGATCGGCCGGCTAACACGCAACAGCGGCTCGGGCGTCTTGGCCGACCCGATTCCCAATGCCAACGGAAGCGAGATCAACCAGTTGTTCATCCAGGACGACGCGTCGAATCTGTACCTCGGCCTCACCGGCAACGTCGAAGGCGGGCCGAACGTCAACGCGTTCGTGATCTTCCTCAAGACCGGCGCGGGTGGGCCGTCCAACGTGCTCGACACGAACTACGTCGGCTTCCCGCAGGTGCTGCGAAACATGAACGGTGACACGCTCGATGCCGGGTTCAACCCGAATTATGCGATCGTCATGCAGCGGCCGGGCGGCGCTTACAACGCCCAGCTCGTGGATCTGACGGACATCACGCCTCCGCTGACCGTCACGGCCTTGACCTTCAATCAGACGGTCGGCGCCAACACGTTCTTCGGGGAGAATTCAAACTCGACAGGCGTCAACAGCACGAACTGCCCGACGGTTGACGCGATTCAGCAGGCGATCAACGCGGCGACGTCCGTCCGCGGCGTGCAGTTCGCGATTGACCGGGCTACCATCGGCAGCCCGGCCGGCACGATCGACGTCTGTGCCGCTGTCATCGGTGGCAGCGGTTTCTGGAGCAACCAGACCCTGCCTCCGCTCGGTGGCTGCCAGGCCAACCTCGGCGACAACGCCAACCTGACCGGCGCAACCGCTCCCAGCAATCAGTTCCTGTCCTACACACTCGGCTCCAACCCCGGATCGCCCGCGATGTTCACGCCTTCGAACATCCCCGGCGCCATGGGCGCGGCCGTCGCGACGCAGAACAACCACACCGGCTTCGGGGATGCGTCGGCTCCGAACCCCGGAAACGCCAATTGCCTCCAGGTCGCCTTCGATGACACGAACATCCTCGGTGTCACAGGTGGGTCACTCAACACGGGAACCTGCTTGAGCCAGGGCGGGTCGGCCGCCGGCGCGACGCTCGCCGAGAAGGGCATGGAGTTCGACATTCCCATGGTGGACATCGGCCTGACGCCGCCGTCGCTCGGCACGCAGGTCAAGGTCCTCGCGGTCCTGACGGGCAGCAACGGCTACATGTCGAACCAGTTCCTGCCGCCACTCAATCGCGGCAACGCATGGAACCTCGGCGTCATCGGCACCCAGCCGCCGTGCGACCGTTGGTCGGGTGACTTGTCCGACAACTTCGTCGCGCCAGGTCAGCAGTGGCTGGGCCACACTGTTGTGCCCGCGTGCAGCAACATCCCCGGCGACACCAACGGCGACGGCGTGAAGAACCAGGCCGACATCGATGCGTTCGTCGGCGTGCTTCTCGGCACGAATACCAACACCTGCGACGTGAGCAAGTCGGACCTCAACGCCGACATGGCTCGCAACGGTCTGGATATTCGGCCGTTCATCACGGCGTTCCTCGCGCCATAA
- the ccpA_2 gene encoding Catabolite control protein A has translation MSKRKSVSIKDVARESQASLTTVSLVLNKRDWRISPATRERVLEAVQRLGYRPSRMAQGLQAQRSGFLAILVPQLRHAFADAYFGELISAIHDQAREAGYKIILEVADETYLAASQHVEIFDRHVVDGMLCMGVTNRDGYLKDFVKGDRPVLLVNNYLPGLALNSVRCDYIEAGRLAGHYLREKGHRHVGLIHGAQEVQTTHDLRRGFEGAIGLNAPLAADLLEDGLYTEEGGAEAAIRLVRRHPNLTALFAGNDKMAFGAIAGLKSIGLRVPEDISVVGCDDMHSAAFCDPPLTTVRTPIYELGRRACERLLDLVFNRAESVQEVHPVSLTTRRSVAAPRG, from the coding sequence ATGTCAAAACGAAAGTCGGTCAGCATCAAAGACGTCGCCCGCGAGAGCCAGGCCTCGCTGACAACCGTCTCACTTGTCCTCAATAAGCGTGACTGGCGAATCAGTCCCGCGACACGCGAGCGCGTGCTGGAGGCTGTCCAGCGACTGGGCTACCGGCCGAGCCGGATGGCACAGGGCCTTCAAGCGCAGCGGTCGGGGTTTCTGGCAATTCTCGTGCCGCAGCTCCGCCACGCATTCGCCGATGCTTACTTCGGCGAACTGATCAGCGCGATTCACGATCAGGCGCGCGAGGCCGGCTACAAGATCATCCTCGAGGTGGCGGATGAAACCTATCTCGCCGCATCGCAACACGTCGAGATTTTCGACCGGCACGTCGTCGACGGCATGCTCTGCATGGGCGTCACCAATCGAGACGGATATCTAAAAGATTTCGTCAAGGGCGACCGCCCCGTCCTGCTTGTCAACAACTATCTTCCCGGGCTGGCCCTGAACTCCGTGCGCTGCGATTACATCGAAGCCGGTCGGCTCGCCGGCCACTACCTGCGCGAGAAAGGCCATCGGCACGTCGGGCTGATCCACGGCGCGCAGGAAGTTCAGACAACGCATGACCTGCGCCGGGGCTTCGAGGGCGCGATCGGGTTGAATGCCCCGCTGGCCGCCGACCTGCTTGAAGACGGCCTGTACACCGAAGAAGGCGGCGCCGAGGCGGCGATTCGACTCGTGCGACGCCATCCGAATCTGACGGCCCTCTTTGCCGGCAACGACAAAATGGCCTTTGGCGCCATCGCCGGGCTGAAGAGCATCGGTCTTCGGGTGCCCGAGGACATCAGCGTGGTCGGCTGCGACGACATGCACTCGGCGGCGTTCTGCGACCCGCCGCTGACGACGGTGCGCACGCCGATCTACGAGCTGGGCCGGCGCGCCTGTGAGCGGCTGCTCGATCTGGTGTTCAACCGGGCGGAGTCGGTGCAGGAAGTTCACCCGGTCTCGCTGACGACTCGAAGATCCGTCGCCGCGCCGCGCGGCTGA
- the tvaII gene encoding Neopullulanase 2 encodes MKSIRCGACLAPIVVLALCVSSRGEPTNTASSAERINIAGTFNNWTTGDSAFRMALAGGRYELVHYFPAGRHEFKFVFNGSWDRHFGDAGRGRVEQPGGNIELNLHASGAYRIWLDAAAKRWGHERAEPTAAFAAIRVLRGEKPGEFVLDGSLSGFPPDANKTFAWKVEKSAGGELPVKNADDSTARVTVATPGGYRIRLTVGGDDAAAFASAVRTWEVRPEELDARLPATEFRWSPSGSWTKKSLPIERVDVVGDFNGWRPGATPMYATTPAGPFAARLAMEDGLHQYKFLVNGVDFVEDPSADTRYRVPDRNGGFNSGLLVGPDAAQLGPARPDAIAAAAVQHDLRRAKYLSPISDDVIRLGVRTLADDVQAVDVLAPGDSSDGNAVGTLSAIPMQRGAALHGFETWSCQLTAPRRSLKYAFRLRDGSATRTLDATGIHESPTVKRYFEPDLSMSFKTPDWAKQVVWYQIFPERFRNGDPSNDPPSTVPWTHNWFKPYKPRGGKGYTEHGTLEDFIYDRRYGGDMQGVREKLGYLRSLGITAIYFNPVFQAQSLHKYDASDFRHIDDFFGVKDSLKDVRGETIDPATWQWSKTDLIFLEFLAEAHRMGFKVILDGVFNHVGREFWAFQDLLKHGKDSRYAGWFDIKSFKPFHYQAWDGDDGSLPRLKHDDALGLAKEVREHLFAVTRRWMDPNGDGDPSDGIDGWRLDVASDINVNFWKDWRTLVKSINPDAYIVAELWQESREWLDGRSFDAVMNYPFARSCQRFFVNNGKRITASEFDRQLKEMQGWYAPQVNYVLQNLFDSHDTDRVASMFMNPDLEYDQANRLQDNGPNYNPAKPTPDCYKRLKLLVTFQMTALGAPMVYYGDEAGMYGADDPSCRKPMLWDDLPPNDDKDERIEADVLEHYRWMIAIRNTCPALHLGTMETLRIDDEKGLYAFSRTLGSERVVVVINNSDHRHRLDIAVPWADGTHVIRLDDRKACERVEPGPEQPAARPRIVERKIEGKPGTHHAGMARVEGGHLRGLVLEPFTGAVFTARTAAGE; translated from the coding sequence ATGAAAAGCATTCGCTGCGGGGCTTGCCTCGCGCCGATCGTCGTACTCGCTCTGTGCGTTTCATCGCGCGGAGAACCGACGAACACGGCGTCGAGCGCCGAGCGCATCAACATCGCCGGCACGTTCAACAACTGGACGACCGGCGATTCGGCGTTCCGAATGGCGCTCGCCGGCGGGCGATACGAACTCGTGCATTATTTTCCGGCCGGGCGACACGAGTTCAAGTTCGTCTTCAACGGGTCGTGGGATCGGCACTTCGGCGACGCCGGCCGCGGACGCGTCGAGCAGCCGGGCGGCAACATCGAATTGAATCTTCACGCGTCGGGCGCTTATCGCATCTGGCTCGATGCGGCGGCGAAGCGCTGGGGGCACGAACGCGCCGAGCCGACGGCGGCGTTCGCGGCCATCCGCGTGCTGCGCGGCGAGAAGCCGGGGGAGTTTGTTCTCGACGGAAGTCTAAGCGGCTTCCCGCCCGATGCGAACAAGACGTTTGCATGGAAGGTGGAGAAATCAGCCGGCGGCGAGTTGCCGGTGAAAAACGCGGACGACTCGACGGCCCGTGTGACCGTTGCAACGCCCGGCGGGTATCGCATCCGGCTCACGGTCGGCGGCGACGATGCAGCGGCGTTCGCTTCGGCCGTGCGAACGTGGGAAGTTCGCCCGGAAGAATTGGACGCACGGCTGCCCGCGACGGAGTTTCGCTGGTCGCCGAGCGGATCGTGGACGAAGAAATCGCTGCCGATCGAGCGGGTCGACGTCGTGGGCGATTTCAACGGCTGGCGGCCCGGCGCGACGCCGATGTACGCAACAACGCCGGCCGGGCCGTTCGCAGCGCGCCTCGCGATGGAGGACGGGCTTCATCAATACAAGTTTCTTGTTAACGGGGTGGACTTCGTCGAGGACCCGTCGGCCGACACACGCTACCGCGTGCCCGACCGCAACGGCGGGTTCAACAGCGGCCTGCTCGTCGGGCCGGACGCCGCGCAGCTCGGCCCGGCCAGGCCCGACGCGATCGCCGCGGCCGCCGTTCAGCACGATCTTCGCCGGGCGAAGTACCTTTCGCCGATCAGCGACGACGTGATTCGTCTCGGGGTGCGCACGCTGGCAGACGACGTGCAGGCGGTCGACGTGCTCGCGCCGGGGGATTCGTCGGACGGCAACGCCGTCGGCACGCTGTCCGCCATCCCGATGCAGCGCGGCGCGGCGCTGCACGGATTTGAAACGTGGAGCTGTCAATTGACCGCGCCGCGGCGCAGCCTTAAATACGCCTTCCGCCTGCGCGACGGCAGCGCGACGCGCACGCTGGATGCAACGGGGATACATGAATCGCCGACGGTGAAGCGCTATTTCGAGCCGGACCTTTCCATGAGTTTCAAAACGCCCGACTGGGCCAAGCAGGTCGTGTGGTACCAGATCTTCCCCGAGCGGTTTCGCAACGGCGACCCGTCGAACGATCCACCGTCGACCGTGCCGTGGACGCATAACTGGTTCAAACCGTACAAGCCGCGCGGCGGGAAGGGCTACACCGAGCACGGAACGCTGGAGGATTTCATTTACGACCGGCGCTACGGCGGGGACATGCAGGGCGTGCGAGAGAAGCTGGGCTACCTTCGCTCGCTGGGCATCACGGCGATTTACTTCAACCCGGTGTTCCAGGCTCAATCGCTGCACAAATACGACGCGAGTGACTTCCGGCACATCGACGATTTCTTCGGCGTGAAGGACAGCCTGAAGGACGTGCGCGGCGAGACGATCGACCCGGCGACGTGGCAATGGTCGAAGACGGATCTGATTTTCCTGGAATTCCTCGCCGAGGCGCACCGCATGGGCTTCAAGGTGATTCTCGACGGCGTGTTCAATCACGTCGGGCGCGAGTTCTGGGCGTTTCAGGACTTGCTCAAGCACGGCAAGGATTCGCGCTACGCCGGGTGGTTCGACATCAAGAGCTTCAAGCCGTTTCACTACCAGGCGTGGGACGGCGACGACGGTTCGCTGCCGCGGTTGAAGCACGACGACGCGCTGGGCCTGGCGAAGGAAGTGCGCGAGCATCTGTTCGCGGTGACGCGGCGATGGATGGACCCCAACGGCGACGGCGATCCGTCCGACGGCATCGACGGCTGGCGGCTGGATGTGGCCAGCGACATCAACGTGAACTTCTGGAAGGACTGGCGCACGCTGGTGAAGTCGATCAACCCCGATGCCTACATCGTGGCGGAGCTTTGGCAGGAGTCGCGCGAGTGGCTGGACGGGCGCAGCTTCGACGCGGTGATGAACTACCCCTTCGCGCGAAGCTGCCAGCGGTTTTTCGTGAACAACGGCAAGCGCATCACGGCGAGCGAGTTCGACCGGCAGCTCAAGGAGATGCAGGGTTGGTACGCGCCGCAGGTGAATTACGTGCTGCAAAACCTGTTCGACAGCCACGACACCGACCGCGTCGCGTCAATGTTCATGAATCCCGATCTGGAATACGACCAGGCGAATCGACTGCAGGACAACGGGCCGAACTACAACCCGGCCAAGCCGACGCCGGATTGCTACAAGCGACTTAAACTGCTCGTGACGTTTCAGATGACGGCGCTGGGCGCGCCGATGGTGTATTACGGCGACGAGGCCGGCATGTACGGCGCGGACGACCCGAGCTGCCGCAAGCCGATGTTGTGGGACGACCTGCCGCCCAATGACGACAAGGACGAACGCATTGAGGCCGACGTTCTCGAGCATTACCGGTGGATGATCGCGATTCGGAACACGTGCCCGGCGCTGCACCTCGGCACGATGGAGACGTTGCGGATTGACGATGAGAAAGGCTTGTACGCCTTCTCGCGCACGCTGGGAAGCGAGCGCGTCGTGGTCGTCATCAACAACAGCGACCACCGCCATCGATTGGACATCGCCGTGCCCTGGGCCGACGGCACGCACGTGATTCGTCTTGACGATCGCAAGGCCTGCGAGCGTGTCGAACCCGGACCCGAGCAGCCCGCGGCGCGTCCGCGGATCGTGGAACGCAAGATCGAGGGCAAACCGGGCACGCACCATGCAGGGATGGCGCGCGTGGAGGGCGGCCATCTGCGCGGCCTCGTGCTGGAACCGTTCACCGGCGCAGTGTTCACGGCGCGGACGGCAGCCGGCGAATGA